In Cyanobacteria bacterium FACHB-DQ100, one genomic interval encodes:
- a CDS encoding Uma2 family endonuclease, with translation MTQTPLKITTPDQHIVVPGTWEQFKSIQKGFEHSRGVRLFYYDGTIELIMPGRDHEIFGHIIGCLVTLFLAQKGIFFQPTGAMTQEQEGTASAQADQSYCLGHVKPIPDLSIEVVFTSGGANKLKRYQALGVAEVWFWQDGVLRFYHLGTDGYERCDRSQFEELADLDIDLLRRCILMAETDAGEAVRVFQQAMRDR, from the coding sequence ATGACGCAAACCCCGCTAAAAATCACAACACCGGATCAGCACATTGTTGTGCCTGGAACGTGGGAGCAGTTCAAATCCATCCAAAAGGGATTTGAACACTCACGCGGGGTTCGTCTGTTTTATTACGACGGAACGATCGAGCTAATCATGCCTGGACGCGATCACGAAATTTTTGGACATATCATCGGCTGTTTGGTCACACTCTTTCTGGCACAGAAGGGGATCTTTTTTCAGCCGACAGGGGCGATGACCCAAGAGCAAGAAGGAACCGCATCCGCTCAAGCCGATCAATCTTACTGTTTAGGGCACGTTAAGCCGATTCCTGATTTATCGATTGAAGTGGTCTTCACGAGCGGTGGCGCAAACAAGCTCAAACGCTATCAGGCGCTTGGTGTCGCAGAAGTTTGGTTCTGGCAAGATGGGGTACTGCGCTTTTATCACCTTGGCACGGATGGCTATGAGCGGTGCGATCGTAGTCAGTTTGAGGAACTCGCAGATCTTGATATTGACTTGTTGAGGCGCTGTATTTTGATGGCTGAAACGGACGCGGGTGAAGCAGTTCGGGTCTTTCAGCAAGCAATGCGCGATCGCTAA
- a CDS encoding DUF3172 domain-containing protein, giving the protein MKRRPRNNSYNDRYNDYDRDDEYLPPEPKRGKPVNNNNPSWFNATVIAVLAGIFVLGIGVGIAFSAATPTNPTSVVTNLQIDQQAPNPEICIQNGASAMAVSTRLYVTLNPFKVFVAQAGMEPACIIRRANWSVLEQRKLLTAEQSRECRQKMNTFGYIGNLDNKDKVTIDCVYQSDNAKNLFLGGASTPTLGNDDQF; this is encoded by the coding sequence ATGAAGCGCAGACCCCGCAACAATTCCTACAACGATCGCTACAACGACTACGATCGAGACGATGAATATCTGCCCCCTGAACCCAAGCGAGGAAAACCTGTGAACAATAACAATCCTTCATGGTTTAACGCCACCGTAATTGCGGTGCTTGCAGGCATTTTCGTCTTAGGGATTGGTGTCGGAATTGCCTTCAGCGCTGCGACTCCAACCAACCCAACTAGCGTAGTCACAAACCTTCAAATCGACCAGCAAGCCCCCAACCCCGAAATCTGTATCCAAAACGGGGCCAGCGCGATGGCGGTGAGTACCCGCCTTTATGTAACGCTCAATCCCTTCAAGGTCTTTGTGGCACAAGCGGGAATGGAACCTGCCTGCATCATCAGACGCGCCAACTGGTCAGTGCTAGAACAGCGCAAACTGCTGACTGCCGAGCAAAGCCGTGAATGTCGTCAGAAGATGAATACCTTTGGCTACATCGGCAATCTCGACAACAAAGATAAAGTGACGATCGATTGCGTCTACCAGAGCGATAACGCTAAGAACCTCTTTTTAGGTGGCGCTTCCACCCCGACCCTCGGTAACGACGATCAGTTCTAA